In one Chitinophaga sancti genomic region, the following are encoded:
- the fsa gene encoding fructose-6-phosphate aldolase: MKFFIDTANLAQIKEAHDLGVLDGVTTNPSLMAKEGIKGEANILKHYADICELVDGPISAEVLSTDFKSMVEEGKKLAAIHPNIVVKVPMIKDGVKALKYFTDNGIKTNCTLVFSAGQAILAAKAGATFVSPFIGRIDDSSWDGVELIAQIAQIYSIQGFKTEILAASIRNALHIVKCAEAGADICTCPLDSILGLLKHPLTDIGLAKFLEDAKKM; encoded by the coding sequence ATGAAATTCTTCATAGATACAGCGAATCTGGCTCAGATCAAAGAAGCGCACGACCTGGGTGTACTTGACGGCGTAACCACCAACCCTTCCCTGATGGCAAAAGAAGGTATCAAAGGTGAAGCGAATATCCTGAAACATTATGCAGACATCTGCGAACTCGTAGACGGTCCTATCAGTGCAGAAGTTCTTTCCACTGATTTCAAATCAATGGTGGAAGAAGGTAAGAAACTGGCTGCTATTCACCCAAACATCGTGGTGAAAGTACCAATGATCAAAGACGGTGTTAAAGCACTGAAATATTTTACTGACAACGGTATAAAAACTAACTGTACACTGGTATTCTCTGCAGGTCAGGCGATCCTGGCTGCTAAGGCTGGTGCTACTTTTGTGTCTCCATTTATTGGTCGTATCGATGATTCATCATGGGATGGCGTTGAGCTGATCGCTCAGATTGCCCAGATCTATAGCATCCAGGGTTTCAAAACTGAAATTCTCGCAGCCAGTATCCGTAACGCACTCCACATTGTAAAATGTGCGGAGGCCGGTGCTGATATTTGTACCTGTCCACTGGATTCAATCCTGGGTCTGCTGAAACACCCGCTGACTGACATCGGTCTGGCTAAGTTCCTGGAAGACGCTAAGAAAATGTAG
- a CDS encoding NAD(P)/FAD-dependent oxidoreductase, producing the protein MIQPNVPETGLPRVVIVGGGFGGINIAKQLKGVPVQVVLLDRNNYHLFQPLLYQVSTAGLETDSIAFPLRGIFKHQKNFYFRMAEVTGVRPAGNILETSIGELHYDYLIFATGSTTNFFGNKAIEQNAIGMKSLIEAVQIRNYVIKQFEESLLLREPEEIQAKLNFVMVGGGPTGVELAGAFAELRKYIMPKDYPELPISLMKIYLVEGSPRVLNGFSEQSSQKALDGLHKLGVNVILNTFVKEYDGETLILSNGEKLQSKSLLWAAGVKGVPVSGIPADIVVAGGRITVNEFNQVKGYENIYAVGDIAQMVNDPERFPKGYPMVAQVAIQQGVNVARNIRSISKGQPAAVKPFKYKDLGSMATIGRNKAIAEFFGMRISGYFAWIVWMLVHLMSLLGFRNRLVVFTNWLYRYFTYDRGTRIIIKRGASNIVKLRQTVQ; encoded by the coding sequence ATGATTCAGCCGAACGTTCCGGAAACAGGATTACCCCGCGTTGTTATTGTTGGAGGAGGTTTTGGAGGTATTAATATTGCTAAACAATTGAAAGGAGTGCCTGTACAAGTGGTGCTTCTTGACAGGAACAATTATCACTTATTTCAGCCTTTACTATACCAGGTATCTACTGCAGGCCTCGAAACGGATAGCATTGCGTTCCCACTCCGCGGCATCTTCAAGCACCAGAAAAATTTTTATTTCCGCATGGCGGAAGTAACAGGCGTACGCCCTGCCGGGAATATACTGGAAACCAGCATAGGGGAACTGCATTATGATTACCTGATCTTTGCCACCGGTAGTACCACCAATTTCTTTGGCAACAAAGCAATAGAACAAAATGCTATCGGTATGAAATCGCTTATCGAAGCGGTACAGATCCGTAACTACGTGATCAAACAATTCGAGGAGAGCCTGCTGCTGCGTGAACCTGAAGAAATACAGGCCAAACTGAACTTCGTGATGGTAGGCGGAGGCCCTACAGGCGTAGAGCTGGCAGGCGCTTTCGCAGAATTACGTAAGTACATTATGCCGAAAGATTATCCTGAACTGCCGATATCGCTGATGAAGATCTACCTGGTGGAAGGTAGCCCACGCGTACTGAACGGGTTTAGTGAACAGTCTTCCCAAAAAGCGTTGGATGGTTTACACAAACTGGGTGTGAATGTCATCCTCAATACATTTGTAAAAGAATATGATGGTGAGACACTGATCCTCAGTAACGGGGAAAAATTACAAAGTAAATCCCTGCTCTGGGCAGCAGGGGTGAAAGGGGTGCCGGTGAGCGGTATCCCGGCTGACATTGTTGTTGCCGGAGGACGTATTACCGTGAATGAATTTAACCAGGTAAAAGGATATGAGAATATCTATGCGGTGGGTGATATCGCACAGATGGTGAATGATCCCGAACGCTTCCCTAAAGGTTATCCAATGGTAGCACAGGTGGCGATTCAGCAGGGTGTGAATGTGGCACGTAATATCCGATCTATTAGCAAAGGGCAGCCAGCTGCGGTTAAGCCATTTAAGTATAAAGACCTGGGTAGTATGGCGACTATTGGTCGTAATAAGGCTATTGCAGAATTCTTTGGGATGAGGATCAGTGGGTATTTTGCATGGATTGTGTGGATGCTGGTGCACCTGATGAGTTTATTAGGATTCAGGAATAGGCTGGTGGTGTTTACGAACTGGTTGTACCGGTATTTTACTTATGACAGAGGTACGAGGATTATTATTAAAAGAGGGGCATCGAATATTGTAAAACTGAGACAAACAGTACAATAA
- a CDS encoding ABC transporter permease, with protein MRLSSFIAKRIAFNRSGSFSRFIINIAVIATAISVAVMILAIALVNGFQITIQQKIFSFWGHMHINQYQPNAGPLTEQIPFDSDTSIVRYLKNVSGINTVNAYATKSAIIKGEKDLSGVIFKGVDSHYNWTHLQQFMQSGNIIHFNDSSYAPEIIISTTMAKELRLKVNDPLIIYFIQGAGLPPRARKLRVTGIYKTAVEEYDKTYVIGDLELIRKLNNWPAGSIGGYEVFIDDYHKMDETAEASLNGIPDKLFLRTIRDIYPNIFDWLALQNQSEAIILIIMTIVAVINMITAILILILERTNMVGILKALGMRNSRIQQIFIYQAAYIVLAGLIIGDILGVGLAILQKTTGFIKLDEESYYMSAAAIDLHWYQVLLINMGTFAVCLLILTIPAMVTRKITPVKALQFK; from the coding sequence ATGCGTTTATCATCATTCATTGCGAAACGGATCGCTTTCAACCGCTCCGGCTCTTTTTCCAGGTTCATCATCAACATTGCCGTGATAGCCACCGCTATCAGCGTAGCTGTAATGATCCTGGCCATCGCATTGGTAAACGGTTTTCAAATTACCATCCAGCAAAAGATCTTCAGTTTCTGGGGGCATATGCACATTAACCAGTACCAGCCAAATGCCGGCCCTCTCACGGAACAGATCCCCTTCGATTCGGATACCAGCATTGTCAGATACCTGAAAAATGTAAGTGGCATCAATACCGTCAATGCATATGCCACCAAATCAGCCATCATCAAAGGAGAAAAAGACCTCTCCGGCGTGATTTTCAAGGGCGTGGACAGTCATTATAACTGGACACATCTCCAGCAGTTTATGCAGTCCGGCAATATCATTCACTTCAACGATAGCAGCTATGCCCCGGAAATCATTATTTCCACTACCATGGCCAAAGAATTGCGCCTGAAAGTGAACGATCCGCTGATCATCTATTTCATCCAGGGTGCAGGCCTCCCGCCCAGAGCCAGAAAACTCAGGGTAACAGGCATCTATAAAACGGCAGTGGAGGAATATGATAAGACCTACGTGATTGGTGACCTGGAACTGATCCGCAAACTAAATAACTGGCCGGCGGGCAGTATAGGCGGCTATGAAGTATTTATTGACGATTACCATAAGATGGATGAAACTGCGGAAGCCTCTCTGAATGGCATTCCTGACAAACTCTTTCTCCGCACGATAAGGGATATCTATCCAAATATATTTGACTGGCTGGCACTGCAAAATCAAAGTGAAGCCATCATTCTCATCATCATGACCATCGTGGCAGTTATCAACATGATCACCGCTATCCTGATCCTCATTCTCGAACGTACTAATATGGTGGGCATCCTGAAAGCCCTTGGTATGCGCAACAGCAGGATCCAGCAAATCTTTATTTACCAGGCAGCCTATATTGTGCTGGCGGGGTTGATCATCGGGGATATACTGGGGGTAGGTCTGGCCATCCTGCAAAAGACGACCGGGTTTATAAAGCTGGATGAGGAAAGTTATTACATGTCTGCTGCCGCTATCGATCTGCATTGGTACCAGGTACTGCTCATCAATATGGGTACTTTTGCGGTGTGCCTGTTAATACTGACTATACCGGCGATGGTTACACGGAAAATCACGCCTGTGAAAGCTTTACAATTTAAGTAA
- a CDS encoding TrmH family RNA methyltransferase — protein MLSKAQIKYIQSLQHKKYRQKSGQFIAEGDKIVPELVSGGMVVREVYATKEWISGHEQLLEGKVPVIEVEAHVLKQLSALTTPNQALALVDIPPAAPLVLKGQVSLALETIQDPGNMGTLIRIADWFGIKQLICTPDCVDVYNPKTIQATMGSIARVNIIETDLLSLLQKEEVPSYAATLHGTDITTFSKLAEGMILIGNESKGLSDAVIAACTHKLTIPRLGGAESLNAGVAAGIICGRLLI, from the coding sequence ATGTTGTCAAAGGCGCAAATTAAGTATATTCAATCATTACAGCATAAAAAATACCGTCAAAAATCTGGCCAGTTCATAGCAGAAGGTGATAAGATCGTTCCTGAACTGGTGTCCGGAGGGATGGTGGTGAGAGAAGTGTATGCTACAAAGGAGTGGATCAGCGGGCATGAACAGCTCCTGGAGGGCAAAGTACCTGTTATTGAAGTAGAAGCACATGTGCTGAAACAACTTTCTGCACTTACAACTCCCAATCAGGCCCTGGCCCTGGTGGATATTCCCCCGGCAGCGCCCCTGGTACTGAAAGGCCAGGTATCGCTCGCACTCGAAACTATTCAGGACCCCGGAAATATGGGTACCCTGATCCGTATAGCCGACTGGTTCGGCATTAAACAGCTGATCTGCACACCGGATTGTGTGGATGTGTATAACCCTAAAACCATACAGGCTACCATGGGTAGCATAGCCCGGGTCAATATCATTGAAACGGATCTCCTGTCATTATTACAAAAAGAAGAAGTGCCTTCTTATGCGGCAACCCTGCATGGTACAGATATTACTACTTTCTCCAAACTGGCAGAGGGGATGATCCTCATCGGTAATGAGTCGAAGGGCCTGAGTGATGCGGTGATTGCGGCTTGTACGCATAAACTGACCATTCCCCGGCTGGGTGGTGCTGAGTCTCTGAATGCCGGTGTGGCAGCGGGGATCATTTGTGGGAGGTTGCTTATTTAA
- a CDS encoding RDD family protein: MANVKIPTSFNIELEFETANILIRFFAWFIDLLIRIAFVIAIYVTFSRLNFSADTEIVMYILFCALPISLYYLLFEITMNGQSPGKMLLGLKVRSMTGGKPSISQHLIRWLFRLLETPWGIFFLNGAVPIIAMVRSRYDQRLGDVVAGTIVVNTRHKTSIQDTIYRDMSSMNYEPHFPQILRLSDRDMNKIKSLMDQAIKSGNQDLVARVAERVKEVLVIETEMGHFQFLETVLNDYNYYTTR; the protein is encoded by the coding sequence ATGGCTAATGTAAAAATACCTACATCCTTCAATATAGAGCTGGAATTTGAAACGGCCAATATCCTGATACGTTTTTTCGCATGGTTCATCGACCTGCTTATCAGAATCGCCTTCGTAATTGCCATCTATGTGACCTTCAGCAGGCTTAACTTTTCGGCTGATACCGAGATTGTGATGTACATTCTCTTTTGTGCCCTTCCCATTTCGTTGTATTATTTATTGTTCGAAATTACGATGAATGGGCAATCTCCCGGCAAAATGTTACTTGGTCTGAAAGTGAGAAGCATGACAGGTGGCAAGCCAAGTATCAGTCAGCACCTGATCCGCTGGTTATTCCGCTTGCTCGAAACTCCCTGGGGAATATTTTTCCTGAATGGTGCAGTACCTATTATTGCCATGGTACGTTCCCGTTATGACCAGCGCCTGGGCGATGTGGTAGCTGGTACGATTGTGGTCAATACCAGGCACAAGACCAGTATACAGGATACCATTTACCGGGATATGTCTTCCATGAATTATGAACCTCATTTTCCCCAGATCCTTCGCCTGTCTGACAGAGATATGAACAAGATCAAGTCATTAATGGACCAGGCTATTAAGTCTGGCAACCAGGACCTGGTAGCCCGGGTAGCAGAAAGGGTAAAAGAAGTATTGGTGATCGAAACAGAGATGGGGCATTTCCAGTTCCTGGAGACCGTTCTCAACGATTACAATTACTACACTACCCGGTAA
- a CDS encoding RDD family protein: MNVMPEGDILKDFDEKIVPPPVDRGVRFANFLIDYIMSYLFTILVCYSLVEASGGAFEMLNEQGAVTFTTSLLFWVIRPLYFVLMEGLTKGQTIGKLVTGSTAIRTDGAQLDWGNVFARSYSRIVPFEAWSGFAQTPWHDKWSNTTVVSKADLITR; encoded by the coding sequence ATGAATGTTATGCCTGAGGGGGATATCCTGAAAGACTTCGATGAAAAGATAGTACCCCCACCCGTTGACCGTGGCGTCCGCTTTGCAAATTTCCTGATTGACTACATCATGTCATACCTTTTTACAATACTTGTTTGCTATAGCCTGGTAGAAGCATCCGGAGGTGCCTTCGAGATGCTCAATGAGCAGGGAGCTGTTACTTTCACAACGAGCCTGCTCTTTTGGGTTATCAGACCCCTGTATTTCGTATTGATGGAAGGGCTTACAAAAGGACAAACTATTGGAAAACTGGTTACCGGTTCAACAGCTATCCGTACAGACGGCGCTCAGCTGGACTGGGGAAATGTATTTGCCAGGAGCTATTCCCGTATCGTGCCATTTGAGGCATGGTCTGGTTTCGCACAAACTCCATGGCATGACAAGTGGTCAAATACTACTGTTGTCAGTAAAGCAGACTTAATCACACGGTAA
- a CDS encoding DUF5684 domain-containing protein: protein MDPIYNDGPSAIFAMFGVGFFLTMFAFLIFGIIVQWKVYEKAGQPGWAVLVPIYNLLVLFKIMGKPWTWILLVYTPAAIVGIFIVWIGGSLALARNFGKSSGFAVGLMFLPIIFYAILAFDKTIQYRGPNGDATLDDQIESIGKPAL from the coding sequence ATGGATCCAATTTACAATGATGGCCCAAGTGCCATATTTGCTATGTTTGGCGTTGGTTTTTTCTTAACCATGTTCGCTTTTTTGATTTTCGGCATTATTGTGCAGTGGAAAGTTTATGAAAAAGCAGGACAGCCAGGTTGGGCAGTACTGGTACCTATTTATAACCTGCTTGTCCTCTTCAAAATCATGGGTAAACCATGGACCTGGATATTGTTAGTTTATACACCCGCTGCCATCGTGGGTATTTTCATCGTATGGATCGGTGGTTCACTGGCACTGGCAAGAAATTTCGGAAAGAGTTCCGGTTTCGCTGTCGGCCTCATGTTCCTCCCTATTATATTCTATGCGATCCTTGCATTTGACAAAACAATCCAATACAGAGGGCCAAACGGAGATGCTACACTGGACGACCAGATTGAGAGCATTGGTAAGCCTGCATTATAA
- a CDS encoding type IX secretion system plug protein, with protein sequence MMIKPYFCIPVIGLLLFFLPAVAQDNTYGPGHIYYNNIRSVKLNQAGDQTAFPVISLNGGDAVDLSFDDLDADVKDYYYTLQLCNYDWTPVNINQLEYLRGFSENRITSYKFSSVALVRYTHYTASLPNANCMPIKAGNYLLKVYLDSDTSQLAFTKRLLVVSNKGGLSGVIQQPVSPKVFKINQKVNFVVSTGGLNVVNPFDQLKVVILQNYRWDFPIVNPKPMFIKGNTIEYNAELDVQFPAGKEWRWIDLRSFRLQTERVKRSEYHTDGTDVYVMPDYPRGNTMYSYVKDYNGMYFLATIDNYDPFYEGDYATTHFTYPAPEPYAGYDLYLIGEMTNYEYNDGSKMVYNPQTRAYEGTMFLKQGFYNYEYALLDTRDPDARPGTAETEGDWWETENNYTILLYYRDLGGRYDELVSTVTLNSKLNR encoded by the coding sequence ATGATGATAAAGCCCTACTTCTGTATACCTGTAATCGGGCTGCTGTTATTCTTTTTACCGGCAGTAGCACAGGACAACACCTACGGACCTGGTCACATTTACTATAACAATATCAGATCTGTAAAGCTGAACCAGGCCGGAGACCAGACAGCCTTCCCTGTTATCTCTCTGAATGGAGGTGATGCCGTGGATCTGTCATTTGATGACCTGGATGCGGATGTCAAGGACTACTATTACACCCTGCAATTGTGTAATTATGACTGGACACCTGTCAATATCAATCAACTGGAGTACCTGAGAGGATTTTCCGAGAACAGGATTACGAGTTATAAATTTTCCAGTGTAGCACTGGTGAGATATACACATTACACTGCCTCATTGCCGAATGCGAACTGTATGCCGATCAAGGCGGGTAATTACCTGCTGAAGGTGTACCTGGACAGTGATACCTCACAGCTGGCATTTACAAAGCGATTGCTGGTGGTGAGCAATAAGGGCGGATTGAGTGGTGTAATACAGCAACCAGTATCACCGAAGGTGTTCAAGATAAACCAGAAAGTGAATTTCGTAGTAAGTACAGGTGGCTTGAATGTGGTGAATCCTTTTGATCAGCTAAAGGTGGTGATCCTGCAGAACTACCGGTGGGATTTCCCGATTGTCAATCCTAAGCCGATGTTTATAAAGGGGAATACGATTGAGTACAATGCGGAGCTGGATGTGCAGTTCCCGGCAGGGAAGGAGTGGAGATGGATTGATCTGCGAAGTTTTCGCCTGCAGACGGAGCGGGTAAAGCGTTCTGAATATCATACTGATGGAACGGATGTATATGTGATGCCGGACTATCCAAGAGGGAATACGATGTATTCTTATGTGAAGGATTATAATGGGATGTATTTTTTGGCAACGATTGATAACTATGATCCTTTTTATGAGGGGGATTATGCGACTACGCATTTTACTTATCCGGCACCGGAGCCTTATGCAGGGTATGATCTGTACCTGATAGGGGAGATGACGAATTATGAGTATAATGATGGGAGTAAAATGGTGTATAATCCGCAGACAAGGGCTTATGAGGGAACAATGTTTTTGAAGCAGGGTTTTTATAATTATGAATATGCATTGTTAGATACCAGGGATCCGGATGCAAGGCCGGGTACTGCTGAGACAGAGGGTGACTGGTGGGAGACGGAGAATAATTATACGATCCTGTTATATTATAGAGATCTGGGAGGGAGGTATGATGAGTTGGTGTCTACAGTAACCTTAAATTCAAAATTAAACAGGTAA